The genomic interval CGCGCGAAATCGTAGCCCCAGGCCCCCGCCGATCCGTCCGGGTGGGGAAACGACGGATCCGGGTCGCCCGCGCCGCCGCACGGCGCGTGATGGAGACCCAGGTTGTGGCCGAGCTCGTGCGCAATGGTGCCCGACTGGGGAATCGAGAACCCCGCCCGGCCGGGAAGGAACGCCACCCCGGAGGGCCCCGTCACGGGGCCCGCCATTGTGCCCAGGTAGTGGCCACCCCCGCCCTCCAGCGCGCGGATCGCCTCCGTCTCCTCCATTAGGCGGCGGGCGTCGTTGCTCGAACTCACCACGGGCTCGTGCGCCGTCACCGCCAGCGTCCCCACCGGGAGCAGCGCGCGTACCTCCGCGAGCAGCGCGTCGCTCTCCGGATCCGCCGCCATCCCTCGGACCGCGTCCACGATTGAGGAGTCGGGCGCCTGCGCCCACAGGAACGGAACGACCGTCAGCTCGAGCGGCGGCAGGGCTCGCACGTCGAGCGCCAGCCGTCCGGTTGCGGGAATCCGCCGTGCAACGCCCAGCGCAGGGTCCAGCGTCGCGTTCGGGTCCACCTCGACGACCACCTCGAGGCCGGGCCGAATCACGCGCCCCGGGATCTCCGCGCTGACCGACGTGGCGAGGGAGCTTTCGTCGACCCCAGTCGGGATCGCCCCGGACCCGCCCGGAACGTACTCCACATGCGCCTCCCGACCGTCGACGAAGAACCGGGCCCGGACCGCCGGAACGCCAGCGTCCCCGGCCCGCGCCGCTGTCGGGAACACGCGCAGCAGCGCCCGCGCGCCCGCGACCAGCGGGACCGGGAACGCGCGCGACTGCACCGCCTGAACCAGGTACGCCGCCGGCGTCTCCCGTCCGGCACAGGGGGCGATACGACGCGTGTGAACCCCGTCGAGCCAGGCTGCGAAGGCGGGGTCCGCGGGCGCGCACAGCTCCGTGCCCCCGGCCAGGAGCCGTTCGAGCCGGCCGAGGGACGTCAGTTCGGCGGGGAGTGGGCCCGCCAGCCGAGGGTTGCCCGTGAGCCCCAGCCCGCGCAGGTCCGCAAGGCCGCCAAGTTCGGGCGGCAGCGGGCCCGACAGGTCGTTGTTCTCGACGCGCAGTTCCTCGATGGCCGGGAGGTCGCCGAGTTCCGGCGGCAGCGGGCCGGAAAGGCCGTTGCCGTCGAGCGCCAGGTACGCGAGGCTGGACAGGCCGCCAAGTTCGGGCGGGACTAAACACGAAAAGCGTAATCTACTGCCGCTCATTGGTTTACGTAGTATATCGCCCGCTCCCGTATCACTTTGGATACACAAATATGATCCGGAATACACCGGACCCAAGCGGACCGCGGCGGACGTGAACCTTGGGCCGAACCCTAGCCTCAACCTGCTGCCGGTTCGGCCTCCACGGCGACCGGGCGACCGCCGAAGCGTCCCCCTGCCCCCTCCATCGCGGCGGCGACGGGAAGCGGAGAGGCGTTCATCCTACCACGTCTCTCTCCGGGGTGCGACGCTGGCCTTGGAACCCGGCGGCGCGAGATTACCTTACTGTTGATGGACCTTCGGTCGGAGGTGGAGCCTTCTAAACCATTCTGTGAGGAACCGACCCGTGACGCTCGAACACTGGACCGCGAACATGGGAAACTACTGCCTTTCGGATCGCTCCGAGGTGGTCGACGAGGTGACCCCCGCGTACGGACGGCTGATCGCGGGGGCGGGCGCGCTCGGCGTTCCCGCGCCGTTGCGGGCGCGGGACGATGCGTGGCAACTGGAGGTGCTCGCGCATCCGCACGGCCCGCGCGTCCTGCGGGCGTGCATCCTTGCCCCGGACGGGCGGCCTGCGGTGTCGGTGGCGGTGGCGGAAGGCGGTGGCGACGGCGCGCGGCGCGCATGGCGCGAGACCGTCGCGGCGTCCTCCTGGTTCATCGAGGGCTGCGACCTCGCGGAGTTCCGCGACCCTCCGGGCGGCCCGTGGATGATGGGGGCCTTGCAGGACGGGCTGGACGGCCATCCGGAGGCTTTCGACTGGCTGGGGGCCGTCCTCCAGTACATCGGGTGGGCGTTTCTGGACAGCCTCTCGCCGATCACGGTCGCATGACCCCGCCCGCCGGTTTCACCGGCTCGGCCCGGAGTCCCGGTCCGGCCCGGGCGGCCTGATCCTCTCGACCAGCCGCCTCGTCATCTCCATCTGCGCCCTGGCCCTGCGCCGTAGGTCCCGGAGTATCCGGTCAAGTCCGTCACCCGCGCGCTCAGCCGCTCGACTTGCCGCTGCAAGGCTTCGACCTGTTCTCGCAACGCTTCGATCTGTCCGGATTGCCGCCGCTGTTCCGTTTCGTACTGCCCGGACAACCTTTCCAATGCGGCCGTCAGCCGCCGCTCCAAATCGGTCACGCAGCTCCCTCCTCACTCCCTCGACAGCTTCAAGTAGGGCCGCTCGTCCATCGTGAACGCCGGACGGCCCGACGTGCGTGCGGGCAGC from Gammaproteobacteria bacterium carries:
- a CDS encoding M66 family metalloprotease, which codes for MSGSRLRFSCLVPPELGGLSSLAYLALDGNGLSGPLPPELGDLPAIEELRVENNDLSGPLPPELGGLADLRGLGLTGNPRLAGPLPAELTSLGRLERLLAGGTELCAPADPAFAAWLDGVHTRRIAPCAGRETPAAYLVQAVQSRAFPVPLVAGARALLRVFPTAARAGDAGVPAVRARFFVDGREAHVEYVPGGSGAIPTGVDESSLATSVSAEIPGRVIRPGLEVVVEVDPNATLDPALGVARRIPATGRLALDVRALPPLELTVVPFLWAQAPDSSIVDAVRGMAADPESDALLAEVRALLPVGTLAVTAHEPVVSSSNDARRLMEETEAIRALEGGGGHYLGTMAGPVTGPSGVAFLPGRAGFSIPQSGTIAHELGHNLGLHHAPCGGAGDPDPSFPHPDGSAGAWGYDFARGELVRPETPDLMSYCGPPDGISEYHFANALRYRLFEARAAVEPSVAAPARSLLLWGGADADGAPFLNPAFVVEAPPALPDSAGAYTLTGRTGRGTELFSLRFAMPRTADGDGGSGFAFVLPTEPGWAGELAGITLAGPGGSFALNDDSDVPTAILRNPRTGRVRGILREAPLPARAAMDTVERSAGPEFEVLFSRGMPDAAAWRR